The Actinocorallia herbida DNA window GTGTCGAGGCCGCCGGGGTCGGTGAGGTCGCCTTCCACGGCGACGTTGACGGCGGCGGCCAGGCCCAGGAGTTCGCTCGAGGTGAAGGCGGAGTCGGCGGGGCCCCGGCGGGCCAGGACGACGACCTCCTCTATGCGGCTTTCGCGGAGGACCGCGAGGGCGGCGGGGGCGATGTCCGTGGCGGCCAGGTCCTCGGGGTCGAGGGTGAGGATGCGCGCCACGTCCAGGGCGACGTTGCCGTTGCCGATGATGACGGCGCGGCGGTGGGACAGGTCGAAGGCGTGCCCGGCGTGGTCGGGGTGGCCGTTGTACCAGCCGACGAACTCGGTCGCCGTGCCCAGGCCGTCGGCGCCGGGCAGGTCGAGCCGGCGGTCCGAGGCGGCGCCGACGGCGTAGACGACGGCGTCGTGGGAGGCCAGGAGGTCCGCGTGGGTCAGGTCGCGGCCGATCTCCACCCCGAGGTGGAGGCGGAAGCCGTCCTGGCGGGCGATGACGTCGAAGGTGCCGGCGACGCGGCGGGTGTCGGCGTGGTCGGGGGCGACGCCGAAACGGGCCAGGCCGTAGGGCACCGGGAGGCGCTCGTACAGGTCGACGGACGCGCCGGGGATCGTCAGGATCTCGTCGGCGGCGTACATCGCGGCGGGCCCGGAACCGACGATCGCGACCCGGGGCGGGGCCGCCTCGCCGACCTCGAGGGGGGCGGGCACCCGGGCGAGGACCGGGCCCCGGTCCCGGCCGCCCTTGTAGAAGTCGGCGTTGATCTCCAGGAAGGGCAGCTGGTCGGGTGCGAGCACCGAGTGCGGGCGGATCGCCCCGACGGGGCAGGCCGTCATACAGGCGCCGCAGTCCACACAGGCCGCCGGGTCGATGTAGAGCATCTCGGCGGTGGCGAAGTCGGGCTCGTCGGGGGTGGGGTGGATGCAGTTGACCGGGCAGGCGTAGACGCAGTTGGCGTCGTTGCAACAGGATCGGGTGACGACGTGCGGCATGGGGGTCTTTCCTCAGGGTCAGGCGGCGTTCCGGGCGGGGCGGTGCGGTTCGCCGCGGAAACGCGAGGAAGGGCCGTCGATGCCGCACCACCGCCACACCGCGCGCGACACGGGGTTCATCAGCTCGAGCTGGTCGGCGAGCATCCGCACGTCGTTGAAGCACTCGCGGAGCATCGCCCGCGACTTCGGCGCCTTCCAGAACGCCTCGCGCATGACCTCGCGGGGGATGTCGAACCGCTTGGCGAACTCCGGCGGCGGGACAACGATCGCGCCGCCGAGCCAGCGCATCACCAGCGGGTAGACGATCGAGGTGATCCCGCGCTCGATCCGGCCGAGCCGCGCGACGTGCTCGCGCAGGAAGCGGTGCGCGAAGGAGATGTGCCTTGCCTCCTCGGCGATGTGGATCTCCATCACCCGCAGCATCGCGGGCGGGCAGTCCTTGCCCTCGCGGATCAGGTTCTTCTGGATGTGGTCGATGGGCTCCTCCCCGGCGAGGATGCCGATGAAGAACACGACGGGCCACTTCGCGAACAGGCTCCACGTCGCCATGGTGTTCCGGTAGAGCGCGCGCATGCCGGGCACGTCGGCGCCGGTGCGGTTGACGAACTCCTGGAACATCTGGATGTGGTTGCACTCCTCGGTCATCTCGTGGAGGCAGTAGCGGAACTCCGCGGAGTCGTTCGGGAGCCGCATGACGTACTGGAGCATGCCGCGGATCAGCACGGACTCGAAGCTCAGGCCGACCTTCTGGACGTTGGCCATCCGCCAGCGGCCGATGTCGATCCGCCGCTCCAGCGGCAGGGCCCGGTACCAGGGGTGCGCGCCGAGCGGGTCGGTGTGCTCCGACAGGACCCAGCGCGGGTCCTTCGGGTCCATCCGCATCTCGGGGGCGTCCCAGTCGATGTCGAGGTACGGGTCGAACCGGCGGTGCACCGACCCCTCGGAAAGGGTCTGGAGCATGTCCCGGTAGTCCTGCTCGATCATCACGGCCTCCGCAGTCCGTTTACACTTACTGCGGTGACTGTAAACGTGTGCCGCCGGGGGGTCAAGGGCCTCCCCGCGGGGGCCCTAGAGTGATGTGCGTGACAGAGGGCCCCTCACGCCGCACTCCCGAGGAGTTCCGCGCGCTGATCCTGGACGCCGCGGGCGAATGCCTCGTCGAAGGCGGATTCGCCTCCGGCCGGCTGCTGTCGGCGATCGCCCGCAAGGCGGGCATCTCCCGTCCGACGCTCTACAAGTACGGCGGCACGGTCGACGACATCAAAGAGGCCCTGGTCGAACGCGAGCTCGCCGCGTTCATCGGGCACATCTCCCCCGCCTTCGAGGAGATCGCCTGGACGCCGGACTACCTGACCGACCTCCTCGTCCTCGTCATCGACTACGCCCGGCGCCACCCGCTCCTCAGCGCCGCCCTGCGGGACGTGCCCGAGCTCATCCTCCCGGTCTTCACCCTGCACGCCCGGGTCCAGGTCGACCGGATCGAGGAGTTCGTCACCCCGGTCCTGCAAGGCCACATCGAGGCGGGCCGGATGCCCGACGTCGACATCGCGGTCCTCGTCGACGCGCTGTACCGGGTCGTCATCTCCGCGGTCATCGTGGACACCCGGCACGACTTCGACGACCCCGAGGTGCTGCGGGCCTACCTCCGCACCGCGCTCGCCTTCCTGACCGGGCTGCCCGCCGCCCGCTGAGCCCGCGCAAAGCCCGGGTCAACGGACGGCCCCGGCCGCATCTCGGTCCCGGCCGAGTGCCAAGGCCCGTCAACCATCGTGCCCCGGCCATTGGCGCGGCGGCCCGGCTCGCCCACACTGGAAGGAAGAAGTTCCCTCCAGCCGGGAGCGGAGGTGGCATGGTCTTCCAGGACTGGGGCTACCGGGACCGGACGGAGGCCGGGGAACGCCTCGGCGCGCTCCTCGCGGACGCCGGGTTCGCCGCCGAGCGGCCCGTGGTGCTCGGGCTGCCGCGCGGCGGCGTGCCCGTCGCCGCCGGGGTCGCCGCGGCGCTCGACGCGCCGCTGGACGTGATCGTGGTGCGCAAGCTCGGCCTGCCCGCCCAGCCCGAGGTGGCGCTCGGCGCGGTCGGCGAGGGCGGCGTCATGGTGCTGAACCAGCACCTCATCGGCCAGACCGCGACGGGCCGCGCCGAACTCGCCGCACTCGAAGTGCGCGAACGCGCGCTCCTTGAGGAACGCGCGGACCGGTACCGCGCGCTGCGACCGCGGATCCCTCTCGAAGGGCGGTGCGCGGTCCTCGTCGACGACGGCCTGGCGACGGGCGCGACGGCGCGGGCCGCCTGCGCGGTGGCCCGCGCGCTGGGCGCGGCCCGCGTGGTGGTCGCGGTCCCCGTCGCCGCCCCCGACTCCGCCGAGGCGGTCGCGGCCGTCGCCGACACGCTGGTGTGCCCGCTGCGGCCCCCGTCGTTCACCGCGGTCGGCGCCTGGTACACCGACTTCGGCGAGACCCCCGACGCCGAGGTCGACGTGCTGCTCGCGCTCGCCGCCGCCCGGGAGGCCCCCGAGGCCGACGACGACGTGCTGGTCGGCTGGGAGGAGCTGCCCGGCCATCTGACGGTCCCGCCCGGCGCCCGGTCCGTCGTCCTGTTCGCGCACGGGAGCGGGAGCGGGGCGTGCAGCCCGCGCAACGCCAGGGTCGCGCGGACCCTGAACGACGCGGGCCTGGGGACCCTGCTGTTCGACCTGCTGCGCGAGTCCGAGGCCGACCGGACCTTCGACATCGGCTTCCTCGCCGAACGCCTCGAAGGCGCCACCCGGTGGCTGCTCGGCAAGTCCCCGGACCTCGCCATCGGCTACTTCGGCGCGTCCACCGGCGCCGCCGCCGCGCTGCACGCCGCGGCCTCGCGCGTCTCGACGGCGCGGGCCGTCGTCTCGCGCGGCGGCAGGCCCGACCTCGCCGGGGAGAGCCTGCCCGCGGTCCGCGCGCCGACCCTGCTGATCGTCGGCGGGGCCGACGCCGAGGTCCTCGAGCTCAACCGGGCCGCGCAGCGCAGGCTGGCCTGCGACAACCGGCTCGACGTCGTGCCCGGCGCCACCCACCTGTTCGCCGAGCCCGGCGCGCTGGAGGCGGTCTGCGTCCTCGCCGCCGCCTGGTTCCGCGAGCACCTGCCCTAGGCTCGGCCCCATGGCGCGGGGCGGATTCGGCGGTCAGACATGGCGGGACGTGGTCTTCCTGCACTGGCGGGTCGCGCCCGCCGAAGTGGCCCCGCACCTGCCCGACGGGGTCGTGCCCGACCTCGTGGACGGCGCCGCCTGGATCGGGGTCATCGGGCTGCGGATGACCGCGCTGACGCTCGGCGGGGTGCCTTATCCGTCGTTCCTCGAGCTGAACGTGCGCCTGTACGGACGGGACTCCGAGGGACGTCCCGGGGTCGTCTTCCGCGCGATGGAGGCGAGCGACCCGGTCTTCGCCGCGGCTTCCCGGGCCTCCCTGCGGCTGCCGTACACCTGGGCGTCCATGCGCTTCGCCCATACGCGCGGCCGGGTCTCCTACGCCACCAGACGTCTCCTTCCGGACGCGGGACGCGCCGGGGTACGGCTGCGCGTGTCCGTCGGCTCCCCTCTCGCGGACCCCTCCCCGGCCGAGCTCTCCCTCACCGACAGGCTGTTCCTCTACCAGCGCTGGTACGGGCCCGCCCTACGGCTTCCCGTGGACCACGACCCCTGGCCTCTGTATTCGGCGAGCCTCCTTCAGTGGCACGACGACGGCCTGCTCTCCGCGTCCGGCCTTCCCGCCCTGCCCGGACCACCCGACAGCGTCCTGTACTCCCCCGGCGTCCCCACCCGGCTGCGCGCGCCCGTCGTCCTGCGCGGGTAGCGGAGGCCGTCAGGGCCTGCGGTACAGCAGGTGGCCCCGCTTGTAGAGCTCGCCCTCCCGGGCCGCGGTGATCAGCCGGGCCGCCTCGACCAGGCCCGTCTCCTCGACGAGCGCGCCCAGGCCGTCGAGCGACCAGCGGAACCCGGGCGTCACCTTGTGGTCGAACGGGACGTGGGCCGTCGCGGGATCGTCGTGCGCCTGGAAGGCGAGGACGAGATGGCCGCCGGGCGCGAGGACCCGGCGCAGCTCGGCGAGCGCGACCGGCATCGACGCGGGGGGCAGGTGGATCAGGGAGTACCAGGCCATGACACCCGCGAAGGCCCCGTCGGCGTGCGGCAGCCGGGTCAGGGACGCCCGCTCGAACGCGATCTCGGGGTAGCCCCGCCGCGCCAGCTCCACCATGCGCGGCGCGAGGTCCACGCCCGCCACGTCGAGGCCGAGCCTCCGCAGGTGCTCGGTGCCGTGCCCGGGGCCGCATCCGGCGTCCAGCACGGGCCCCCGCCCGCGCACGAGGTCGGCGAACGCCGCGATGAAGCCCCGGTCCAGGGGCCGGGTGGCGAGGCTGTCGCGGTAGCAGGTCGCGTAGGTCTCGGCGATGCCGTCGTAGGCGGCGGCCGTGGCGGTGAACTGCGGCGTCTCATCCATCGCGGTGACCCTAGCGCGCTGGGAGATAGCCGAAAGGCATCCCTGGGTAGCGCCACAGAAGGGGCATCGACCGTCCGGGGGAGCACATGGAGATCGGATACAAGCTCATGGCCGAGGCGTTCGGCCCGATCGACCTGGTGGCGCAGGCGGTCCGGGCGGAGCGGGCCGGATTCGACTTCGTCGAGATCAGCGACCACTTCCATCCGTGGCTGGAGGCGCAGGGCCACGCGCCGTTCGCCTGGTCGGTGCTCGGCGCGATCGCGGCGCGGACCGAGCGGATCAAGCTGCTCACCGGCGTCACCTGCCCGACCGTCCGGTACCACCCCGCGGTGATCGCGCAGGCCGCGGCGACGCTCGCGGTGCTGTCCCAGGGCAGGTTCACCCTCGGTGTCGGCTCTGGGGAGCGGCTGAACGAGCACATCGTCGGGGACGGGTTCCCCGAGTCGCCCAAGAAGCGGCAGGACATGCTGCGCGAGGCGGTCGAGGTCATCCGGCTGCTCTTCCAGGGCGGCTACCGCTCCCACCGCGGTGAGTTCTTCGAGGTGGCCCGCGCCCGGATCTTCGACCTGCCCGACGAGCCCGTGCCGATCGCCGTCGCCGCGGGCGGGCCCGGCGCCGCCCGGCTGGCCGCCGAGGTCGGCGACGCCCTCTTCTTCACCGAGCCGGACGCCGCCCTCGTCGGCGCCTACCGGGACGCGGGCGGCCAGGGCCCGCGCTACGGCGAGATGACGATGGCCTACGCACAGAACGAGCAGACCGCGGTGAAGGCCGCGCGGGCCACCACCCGCTGGGCGGTGCTCGGCTGGAAGGTGCTGGCCGAACTGCCGACCCCGGCGAGCTTCGCGGCGGCCAGCACGACCGTCCGGGACGAGGACGTCGCGGCCGCCTTCCCGTGCGGCCCGGACCCGGACAGGGTCGTGGCGCGGGCGCGCGCCTACGTCGAGGCGGGCACCGACCGCCTGGCCATCCTCAACTGCGGCCCCGACCCGGACTTCTTCTTCGACTACTACACCGACGAACTCGACGCCCGGCTCCGCGCCCTGCCCGGTCAGGTGTGACCTCGGGCGCCCGCGTGCGCCGGCGCCGGGACATATGCGCCCTGCATGTCATATGCATGATGCATATAGAGTGCAGTGTACATAACCCTGGTGGTATAGATTTTCAGGCCGAGCGCCCCGGCGGGCGGCGCGCACGCGGACGGGACGGAAGAAGGCGATGGGACCGGCGGAGAAGGTCGAGTACGAGATGATGCTGCTCTGGCGGCACAACCAGGTGCTCGGCCCGCAGGGGCGGCACAGCGACCGCATGGACCGCAGCGCCTACGTCCTGCTCAGCCGGATCCTCCTCAACGGCCCGATGACCATCAGGCAGCTCAGTGAGGCGTTCGGGCTCGACCAGTCCACCCTGAACCGGCAGACCTCCGCGCTCCTGCGGGCCGGGCTCGTCGAGCGGATCGCCGACCCCGACGCCGGGATCGCCCGCCAGTTCAAGATCACCGACGAGGGCGCCCAGCAGCTTGAGGACGAGCGGACCCGGACCGTCACCAGCGTCGCGAAGATCGTCGCGGACTGGTCCGCGGCCGAGGTCGAGGCGTTCGCCGCCTTTCTGCGCCGCTTCAACACCGACATCGAACAGCTCAGCGGACGGCCCTGGCCCCGCCCGTGACCTGCGGATGATCTCCCGTTTCGCGGCAGATCGTTAACGTACGGCCGTCTTAGGATGGTGGAATGGCCGTCAGTCCGCAGGATCCGCCGCCCGACCCGGTCATCGCGGTCGCGCTGCGGCTGTTCGCCGGGATCGGCTACGACGCCGTGACCACGCAGATGATCGCCGACGCGGCGGACGTGGACCTCACCGAGATCCACTCGCGCGGCGGCAAGGCGGGCATCTACGAGCGGATCATCGCGGAGTTCTTCGCCGCCCAGAACGCCCTGTTCGACGAGCTCTCCGACGCCTACGCCCACGACGCCGACAGCGCCCGGACGTTCCTGGCCCGCGTCCTCGACTTCTACCTCGACAACCCCGAGGCCATGGCGCTCTGGCTGCACCGCAGGCTCAACGACGCCGCGGACCTCGCCGAAATCGACCACCGGTACCGGATGCCGGTCTTCCAGCGGGGCGCGGAGATCATCGGCCCCGAGCTGCTGAGCGAGCCCGACCTCCTCATGATCGGCAACGTCGTCACCTGGAGCCTGTACGGCTTCCTCAACGGCGGCGTGGCCCTCCAGGACGGCACCCACCTCGACCCCGACGACCCCGAGGCGCGCCGCATCTTCCGGGCCCAGATGCACCGGCTCCAGGACCTCGTCCTGGCCGCCAGGGCCGGCGAGGCCCCCGGACCGCCCTGACGGCCCACCCGCCCCGTACGGGACGCGCCAGGGGTCCCTACGATCTTCCTCGTGGAGATCGCGACCATCACGACGGTGCTCGACCTCATCGGCGTCTGCATCAACGGACTGCTCGGCGGGGTGGTCGCGCGCAACCGCGGCTTCGACCTCTTCGGCTTCGCGGTGATCGGCGTGGTGTCCGGACTCGGCGGCGGTGTCGTCCGCGACGTGCTGCTCATGGAGGGCCCGCCCGTCGCGCTCACCAACCCCCTCTACGTGCCGACGGCCCTCGCCGGAACCGCCGTCGCCTTCCTCCTGAGTTTCACCGAGCAGGACTGGAACCGCGTGTTCCTCGGCCTCGACGCGCTCGCGCTCAGCGTGTGGGCGATCGCCGGCGCGCAGAAGACCCTCGCCGCGGACCTCACCTGGGTCCCGGCGATCCTGCTGGGCACGCTCACCGCGGTCGGTGGCGGGGCCATCCGGGACCTGCTGGTCCAGCGCGTCCCGACGGTCTTCGGCGGGAACGAGCTGTACGCGTCCGTGGCGATCGTGGTCGCCACCTTCTACGTCGTGTGCTCGGCCTTCGGGGCGGTCGTCGTCGGGACCGTCCTCGGGATCGTCGTCGGGACCCTCATGCGGCTGCTGGCCTATCGCCGGGGCTGGGGGCTGCCGAGCGGGATGCCGTACGAGGCGCGGGAGGTCCTCGGCCGGGTCCGCCGCACCCCCCGGGAGCGCCCCCCGCGCAACCGGGCGCGGAGGCTCGGGCGCAAGGACGTGGGCGAGGGGCCCGACGACGGGGGCTGAGGAAGGCTCAGCTTTCAGGGGCCTTCGCCGGGACGGCCCGTAGGCGGCGCACCGGCCGGGTGAGCAGGACCGCCGCGGCCACGGCGAGCGTGGTCACCGCCGAGACGAGGAGCAGGTCCCGCGGCTCCAGGACCAGGGTGTAGGCCCCGACGAGGGCCTGGCCGACCGCGAGCCCGGAGACCGAGCCCGCGACCTCGTAGGCGGTGATCCGGTTCAGGACGGCGTACGGCACCTGGGTCTGCACGCTCGTCGACCACATCACCGACCAGAACGCCCACGCGGCGCCGCCGACGAGATGGCCCGCCATGAGCCACGGCAGCGCGGGCTGGAGCGCGAGGGTCAGCGGCACCAGCGTGTAGCCGAAGAGCGCGACGCCGCCCGCGGCCAGCGGCCTGGCCGGGCGCAGCACCATCGCGGTGAGCCCGCCGACGACCGTGCCGAGGCCGAGCGCGGCCATCACCCACCCGTAGGCGGCCTCGCCGAGCCGGTCGCCGACGAGCCGGGCGCCGAGCGGCACCGAGGGCCCGAACACCAGCAGGCCGAAGAACACCCAGATGATGATCACCGACCACATCCAGGACCGCGCGCGGAACTCCCGCCAGCCCTCGCGGAGGTCGGGCAGGAACGCCGAGACCCGCTTCGCGGCCGCGGGCAGCCCCCGGATCAGGGCGAGGAAGAGCCCGCTGATCAGGAACGTCGCCGCGTCCACGGTGTAGGCGACGCCGGCGTCGGTGAGCGCGATGAGCGTCCCGGCGAGGACCGGCCCCGCGACCTGCGCCCCCGCGTCGGCGATCTTCAGCACCGCGTTCGCGCGCTGCGGGTCGGCCGCGACCAGCGGCACCATCCCGTTGACGCCCGGCTGGAACATCGCCGTCGCGACCCCCGACAGCAGCGAGGTCGCCAGCAGCAGCCCCATCGACGGCGTGCCCGTGAGGAACGCGACGGCGACCGCGCCCTGCGCGCAGAACCGGACGGCGTCCGCCCCGACCATCATCGCGCGAGCGCCCACCTTGTCGGCGAGCACCCCGCCGACCAGCAGGAACAGGACGACGGACCCGGTCCACACCGCCATGACGTACCCGACCCCGGAGATCCCGTAGAGCCGCCCGACGGCCAGGGCCGCCGCCACGGGCATCATCGCGTCGCCGAACAGGGACACCACCCGGGCCCCGAAGTACAGCGTGAAATTCCTCGTCCACAGGCCGGGGGCGGTGGTGGCCGGGCGCGCCGCGCGCTCCTGCGTCGCGGTCATCGGGGGTTCTCCATGGCGCCAATCCTGGGCGCGCGCGGGGCCCCGCACAGGTGTCCGGAAAGACGCGATCCGATACATTCCTGCCATGCGGCATCGTGTGGTGGCCCTGGTCAGCCCCGGGCAGGAGCTGTACCCGGTGACCTGCGCGTCCGCGGTGTTCGGCAACCACGGACCGGACATTCCGCGCCGGTACTCCTTCCGGCTCTGCGCGGAGCGGCCTGGACCCCTTCCGACGACGCTCGGTGCGGCCCTCGAGGTCACGGACGGCCTCGAAACGCTCGCCAAGGCCGACACGATCCTGCTCGCCGACTGGCGGCCGCACCCGTCACCGGAGGTCCTCGAGGCCGTCGGCGCCGCCCACGCGCGCGGCGCCCGGCTCATCACGGTCTGGGCCGGGGTGTTCGTCCCCGCCGCGCTAGGCCTGCTCGACGGGAGGCGCGCGGCGGTCCACTGGGAGCTGGCCGAGGAGCTCGCCCGCCGGTTCCCCCGGGTGCGTCCGGACGCCTCGGTGCTCTACATCGACCAGGGCGACGTGGTGACCGCGGGCGCCTCGGCGACCGTCATCGACCTGTGCCTGCACCTCGTGCGGGCCGACCACGGCGCCGCCCTCGCGCTGCGGATAGGCCGCCAGATCGCCGCGGCCCCGCACCGCGAGGGCCGCCAGCGCCAGTACCCGCGGCTGCCGACCTCGGGGCCCGCCGCCGACCCGCTCGCCCCTCTCCTGGACTGGATCACCGAGCACCTGGCCCGTCCCCTGACCGTCGCGGAGATGGCCGACCGCATGGGCCTGTCGGAGCGCACCCTCAGCCGCAGGTTCACCGACCGCCTGGGCGTCTCCCCCGGCCGCTGGCTCCTCGACCGCCGCATAGCCCACGCCCGCGCCCTCCTCGAAGAGACCGACCTCCCCATCGAGACCATCGCCCTCCGCACCGGCCTGGCCTCCGCCACCAACCTCCGCCGCCGCTTCCGCACCGCCACCGGCACCACCCCCTCCGCCTACCGCCACGCCCACCGCGGCCTCCCCACCCCCGCCCCTCCCCACCTCTCTCCCCCCTGACCACCGCCCTCGGGCCGATCGTCACCAGACGCTCAGCCCTCGCCCTCGCCCACCCGCAGGCCCGCCACCGCCGACCTTCCCGGCTGCCGGGATCCCCTCCTGATGCCG harbors:
- a CDS encoding FAD-dependent oxidoreductase — translated: MPHVVTRSCCNDANCVYACPVNCIHPTPDEPDFATAEMLYIDPAACVDCGACMTACPVGAIRPHSVLAPDQLPFLEINADFYKGGRDRGPVLARVPAPLEVGEAAPPRVAIVGSGPAAMYAADEILTIPGASVDLYERLPVPYGLARFGVAPDHADTRRVAGTFDVIARQDGFRLHLGVEIGRDLTHADLLASHDAVVYAVGAASDRRLDLPGADGLGTATEFVGWYNGHPDHAGHAFDLSHRRAVIIGNGNVALDVARILTLDPEDLAATDIAPAALAVLRESRIEEVVVLARRGPADSAFTSSELLGLAAAVNVAVEGDLTDPGGLDTAAARKLALLAGLTAPGPGARVVLRYRSAPTAITPDGVLIGDDLLEAGLVLSSIGYHARPVPDLPFDEATGTVPHEKGRVTGTDRTYVTGWIKRGPNGFIGTNKTCARETVRTLVADLAARVPALS
- a CDS encoding AurF N-oxygenase family protein; its protein translation is MIEQDYRDMLQTLSEGSVHRRFDPYLDIDWDAPEMRMDPKDPRWVLSEHTDPLGAHPWYRALPLERRIDIGRWRMANVQKVGLSFESVLIRGMLQYVMRLPNDSAEFRYCLHEMTEECNHIQMFQEFVNRTGADVPGMRALYRNTMATWSLFAKWPVVFFIGILAGEEPIDHIQKNLIREGKDCPPAMLRVMEIHIAEEARHISFAHRFLREHVARLGRIERGITSIVYPLVMRWLGGAIVVPPPEFAKRFDIPREVMREAFWKAPKSRAMLRECFNDVRMLADQLELMNPVSRAVWRWCGIDGPSSRFRGEPHRPARNAA
- a CDS encoding TetR/AcrR family transcriptional regulator; translated protein: MCVTEGPSRRTPEEFRALILDAAGECLVEGGFASGRLLSAIARKAGISRPTLYKYGGTVDDIKEALVERELAAFIGHISPAFEEIAWTPDYLTDLLVLVIDYARRHPLLSAALRDVPELILPVFTLHARVQVDRIEEFVTPVLQGHIEAGRMPDVDIAVLVDALYRVVISAVIVDTRHDFDDPEVLRAYLRTALAFLTGLPAAR
- a CDS encoding phosphoribosyltransferase family protein — encoded protein: MVFQDWGYRDRTEAGERLGALLADAGFAAERPVVLGLPRGGVPVAAGVAAALDAPLDVIVVRKLGLPAQPEVALGAVGEGGVMVLNQHLIGQTATGRAELAALEVRERALLEERADRYRALRPRIPLEGRCAVLVDDGLATGATARAACAVARALGAARVVVAVPVAAPDSAEAVAAVADTLVCPLRPPSFTAVGAWYTDFGETPDAEVDVLLALAAAREAPEADDDVLVGWEELPGHLTVPPGARSVVLFAHGSGSGACSPRNARVARTLNDAGLGTLLFDLLRESEADRTFDIGFLAERLEGATRWLLGKSPDLAIGYFGASTGAAAALHAAASRVSTARAVVSRGGRPDLAGESLPAVRAPTLLIVGGADAEVLELNRAAQRRLACDNRLDVVPGATHLFAEPGALEAVCVLAAAWFREHLP
- a CDS encoding YqjF family protein → MARGGFGGQTWRDVVFLHWRVAPAEVAPHLPDGVVPDLVDGAAWIGVIGLRMTALTLGGVPYPSFLELNVRLYGRDSEGRPGVVFRAMEASDPVFAAASRASLRLPYTWASMRFAHTRGRVSYATRRLLPDAGRAGVRLRVSVGSPLADPSPAELSLTDRLFLYQRWYGPALRLPVDHDPWPLYSASLLQWHDDGLLSASGLPALPGPPDSVLYSPGVPTRLRAPVVLRG
- a CDS encoding class I SAM-dependent methyltransferase; protein product: MDETPQFTATAAAYDGIAETYATCYRDSLATRPLDRGFIAAFADLVRGRGPVLDAGCGPGHGTEHLRRLGLDVAGVDLAPRMVELARRGYPEIAFERASLTRLPHADGAFAGVMAWYSLIHLPPASMPVALAELRRVLAPGGHLVLAFQAHDDPATAHVPFDHKVTPGFRWSLDGLGALVEETGLVEAARLITAAREGELYKRGHLLYRRP
- a CDS encoding TIGR03557 family F420-dependent LLM class oxidoreductase, which encodes MEIGYKLMAEAFGPIDLVAQAVRAERAGFDFVEISDHFHPWLEAQGHAPFAWSVLGAIAARTERIKLLTGVTCPTVRYHPAVIAQAAATLAVLSQGRFTLGVGSGERLNEHIVGDGFPESPKKRQDMLREAVEVIRLLFQGGYRSHRGEFFEVARARIFDLPDEPVPIAVAAGGPGAARLAAEVGDALFFTEPDAALVGAYRDAGGQGPRYGEMTMAYAQNEQTAVKAARATTRWAVLGWKVLAELPTPASFAAASTTVRDEDVAAAFPCGPDPDRVVARARAYVEAGTDRLAILNCGPDPDFFFDYYTDELDARLRALPGQV
- a CDS encoding MarR family winged helix-turn-helix transcriptional regulator, with protein sequence MGPAEKVEYEMMLLWRHNQVLGPQGRHSDRMDRSAYVLLSRILLNGPMTIRQLSEAFGLDQSTLNRQTSALLRAGLVERIADPDAGIARQFKITDEGAQQLEDERTRTVTSVAKIVADWSAAEVEAFAAFLRRFNTDIEQLSGRPWPRP
- a CDS encoding TetR/AcrR family transcriptional regulator, whose translation is MAVSPQDPPPDPVIAVALRLFAGIGYDAVTTQMIADAADVDLTEIHSRGGKAGIYERIIAEFFAAQNALFDELSDAYAHDADSARTFLARVLDFYLDNPEAMALWLHRRLNDAADLAEIDHRYRMPVFQRGAEIIGPELLSEPDLLMIGNVVTWSLYGFLNGGVALQDGTHLDPDDPEARRIFRAQMHRLQDLVLAARAGEAPGPP
- a CDS encoding trimeric intracellular cation channel family protein, whose product is MEIATITTVLDLIGVCINGLLGGVVARNRGFDLFGFAVIGVVSGLGGGVVRDVLLMEGPPVALTNPLYVPTALAGTAVAFLLSFTEQDWNRVFLGLDALALSVWAIAGAQKTLAADLTWVPAILLGTLTAVGGGAIRDLLVQRVPTVFGGNELYASVAIVVATFYVVCSAFGAVVVGTVLGIVVGTLMRLLAYRRGWGLPSGMPYEAREVLGRVRRTPRERPPRNRARRLGRKDVGEGPDDGG
- a CDS encoding MFS transporter, coding for MTATQERAARPATTAPGLWTRNFTLYFGARVVSLFGDAMMPVAAALAVGRLYGISGVGYVMAVWTGSVVLFLLVGGVLADKVGARAMMVGADAVRFCAQGAVAVAFLTGTPSMGLLLATSLLSGVATAMFQPGVNGMVPLVAADPQRANAVLKIADAGAQVAGPVLAGTLIALTDAGVAYTVDAATFLISGLFLALIRGLPAAAKRVSAFLPDLREGWREFRARSWMWSVIIIWVFFGLLVFGPSVPLGARLVGDRLGEAAYGWVMAALGLGTVVGGLTAMVLRPARPLAAGGVALFGYTLVPLTLALQPALPWLMAGHLVGGAAWAFWSVMWSTSVQTQVPYAVLNRITAYEVAGSVSGLAVGQALVGAYTLVLEPRDLLLVSAVTTLAVAAAVLLTRPVRRLRAVPAKAPES
- a CDS encoding GlxA family transcriptional regulator, giving the protein MRHRVVALVSPGQELYPVTCASAVFGNHGPDIPRRYSFRLCAERPGPLPTTLGAALEVTDGLETLAKADTILLADWRPHPSPEVLEAVGAAHARGARLITVWAGVFVPAALGLLDGRRAAVHWELAEELARRFPRVRPDASVLYIDQGDVVTAGASATVIDLCLHLVRADHGAALALRIGRQIAAAPHREGRQRQYPRLPTSGPAADPLAPLLDWITEHLARPLTVAEMADRMGLSERTLSRRFTDRLGVSPGRWLLDRRIAHARALLEETDLPIETIALRTGLASATNLRRRFRTATGTTPSAYRHAHRGLPTPAPPHLSPP